Proteins encoded in a region of the Mucilaginibacter sabulilitoris genome:
- a CDS encoding alpha/beta fold hydrolase, with the protein MPVIKVNNRNVHFQELNQEAAETVLLVHGMFSNLSVYYFNIAPILAQHFHVVMYDLKSHGMSERALDGYDLTTMTDDLHALMDALNINRVHLAGYSFGGLIALKMALRFPDKLKKLAIIEAPDPSDEKARGIIDDYSREFLEHYIENFTDTTKVKMGKRQMERNHRMYEYLFYQTSIKNDMEAEKNFLNDPVIPVLKKDTLLLYGSNSNCLGTGKQLNNMIKGSELVSVNGDHNIPIQEPVLIGNMINTFFMN; encoded by the coding sequence ATGCCAGTAATAAAAGTAAATAACAGGAATGTGCATTTCCAGGAGCTTAATCAAGAAGCAGCCGAAACGGTGCTTTTGGTTCATGGTATGTTCAGCAATCTTTCTGTTTATTATTTTAATATAGCGCCCATACTGGCCCAGCATTTTCATGTAGTGATGTATGATTTAAAAAGTCACGGTATGAGCGAACGCGCATTGGATGGATATGATCTTACCACCATGACCGATGATTTACACGCGCTGATGGATGCGCTAAATATTAATAGGGTTCACCTGGCAGGATATAGCTTTGGCGGGCTCATTGCGCTGAAAATGGCATTACGGTTTCCTGATAAGCTGAAAAAACTGGCCATCATTGAAGCGCCCGACCCAAGCGACGAAAAAGCCCGCGGCATTATTGACGATTATAGCAGGGAGTTTCTGGAGCATTATATAGAGAATTTCACAGATACTACAAAGGTAAAAATGGGCAAACGCCAGATGGAGCGTAACCATCGCATGTATGAATATCTTTTTTATCAAACCAGCATAAAAAATGATATGGAGGCCGAAAAGAACTTTTTGAACGACCCGGTGATTCCGGTTTTAAAAAAAGACACGTTGCTGCTTTACGGATCAAACTCTAATTGCCTTGGCACCGGCAAACAATTAAATAATATGATAAAAGGCTCGGAATTGGTATCGGTAAACGGCGACCACAACATTCCCATACAGGAGCCCGTGTTGATTGGTAATATGATCAATACATTTTTTATGAACTAA
- a CDS encoding condensation domain-containing protein yields the protein MKRKLLFAERVIYGDGKKAFNAVVPIKIHGSFSEADLNFALSRIQEKHPLLKAFIEVDKYNMPWFVVDEAADNPIPVRTMARISDDDWETEVTNEWSTSFNTGKGPLMRVIWIKGEHASDLILVMHHCLCDGRTAMSILADLLKVLNNSQTDIGKQAPILSMYDIVPAEVLENKKRIIKAKLKGLLNHFLLWIIPVNRKLPKRGKDYMIHWKLDKDLGNQLVLTSKSAGVTINTLLCVVILKAFQEIRKEKFFNNIACPVDIRKYMPLIKEDCIFAFVSMVALAADNKLNFIDNAKKMQEVINTKIAKLDPYQMIMMFEESHSSINYLIDFLRYSKPDNDFLFSNLGRIGIEHQYRSFEVETIYSPSAVGPFGNTTGFVASTYRGLMDFTFIGNELFIPYDEALLIKERIVDIIQEQTAHLTPATAV from the coding sequence ATGAAAAGAAAACTGTTATTTGCCGAAAGGGTAATTTATGGGGACGGAAAAAAGGCCTTCAACGCTGTAGTGCCCATAAAAATTCACGGGAGTTTCTCCGAAGCTGATTTAAATTTTGCCCTAAGTAGGATACAGGAAAAGCATCCGCTACTAAAGGCATTTATTGAGGTTGATAAGTATAACATGCCATGGTTTGTTGTTGATGAAGCTGCCGATAACCCAATCCCGGTAAGAACGATGGCCCGGATAAGTGATGACGATTGGGAAACGGAAGTAACGAACGAATGGTCGACCTCATTTAACACCGGTAAAGGCCCGTTGATGAGGGTGATATGGATAAAAGGCGAACACGCCTCAGACCTGATACTTGTAATGCACCACTGCCTTTGTGATGGCCGCACAGCCATGTCAATTTTAGCCGATCTGTTAAAAGTGCTGAATAACAGCCAGACAGACATTGGCAAACAGGCCCCGATCCTGAGTATGTATGATATTGTACCGGCCGAAGTACTGGAAAACAAAAAGAGGATCATCAAGGCAAAGTTAAAGGGGTTGCTGAATCATTTTTTACTGTGGATAATTCCGGTTAACAGAAAATTACCGAAACGGGGAAAGGATTACATGATACACTGGAAACTGGATAAGGACCTGGGCAACCAGTTAGTGCTCACATCTAAATCTGCCGGTGTTACCATAAATACTCTGTTATGTGTGGTCATATTAAAGGCTTTCCAGGAGATAAGAAAAGAAAAATTCTTTAATAACATAGCATGCCCTGTTGATATCAGGAAGTACATGCCCCTGATAAAAGAAGACTGCATTTTTGCATTTGTGTCAATGGTGGCTTTAGCTGCCGACAATAAGTTAAATTTTATTGATAATGCCAAAAAGATGCAGGAAGTTATCAATACAAAAATAGCCAAACTTGATCCCTATCAAATGATCATGATGTTTGAGGAATCGCATTCATCCATAAACTACCTGATTGATTTTTTAAGGTACAGTAAGCCCGATAATGATTTTCTGTTTTCCAACCTGGGGCGGATAGGTATCGAACATCAGTATCGGTCATTTGAAGTAGAAACCATTTACAGTCCATCGGCTGTTGGCCCTTTTGGTAATACCACAGGTTTTGTAGCATCTACATATCGCGGTCTGATGGATTTTACCTTTATCGGAAATGAACTATTTATTCCTTATGACGAAGCATTGTTGATAAAGGAAAGGATCGTCGACATTATCCAGGAGCAAACTGCTCACCTAACACCAGCCACAGCCGTATGA
- a CDS encoding phthiocerol/phthiodiolone dimycocerosyl transferase family protein: MKRKLMMVERIMHVDAATPLNCVFTAKIQGAINQDNLQMALFKVQQKHLLLRVRIDENLKGGPYFISNARIGKIPVRMVERLTDDDWLKESQTEWFKLFEDESEPLARLVWIRSATVHELLLVMPHCICDGTTSVTLLREILSLLDNPQQDLETYTPFNSVKELMPDTFDPAKNVRKARMFAFLGRLFFFFKNTNSKHRRGNNYVLHWKLTHEETLAIVESCKNAYTSVHAALCVAIMEAFQQVNGNKAHGKVISPVDIRRFIPEIKQDMMFAFAPIVELTISKNANTDFWDAARKIKADLIAKIDAMKVHEMLWMGEYMHATVKRMISLLKATGGTHDITFSNMGRLNIPESYQNFELETIYSPTVAFPWRNANTLVTTTFKNQMDFTFMSNDAFLTETEALNIKTAAMGLLFANVQQLAHA, encoded by the coding sequence ATGAAAAGAAAATTAATGATGGTAGAGCGGATTATGCATGTTGATGCTGCCACCCCGCTTAATTGCGTATTTACTGCAAAAATACAAGGTGCCATAAATCAGGACAACCTGCAAATGGCGTTGTTTAAAGTTCAACAGAAACACCTTTTGTTAAGGGTACGTATTGATGAAAATTTGAAAGGCGGACCTTATTTTATATCAAACGCACGCATCGGGAAAATACCTGTCCGCATGGTAGAACGGCTTACTGATGATGATTGGCTAAAGGAATCACAAACAGAGTGGTTTAAACTTTTTGAGGATGAAAGTGAGCCGCTTGCCCGGTTGGTTTGGATAAGGTCGGCAACAGTGCATGAACTTTTGCTCGTAATGCCCCACTGCATTTGCGACGGAACAACCAGCGTAACGCTATTGCGTGAAATACTGAGCTTGCTGGATAACCCTCAACAGGATCTGGAAACTTATACTCCTTTTAACTCGGTGAAGGAATTGATGCCGGATACATTTGATCCCGCTAAAAATGTGCGAAAGGCCCGGATGTTCGCCTTTTTGGGCAGGTTGTTTTTCTTTTTTAAAAACACTAATAGTAAACATCGGCGTGGAAACAATTATGTCCTGCACTGGAAACTTACCCATGAGGAAACACTGGCTATTGTAGAAAGCTGCAAAAATGCCTATACATCGGTACACGCCGCCTTATGTGTAGCCATTATGGAGGCATTTCAACAGGTAAATGGTAATAAAGCCCATGGAAAAGTGATCAGTCCGGTGGACATCAGGCGTTTTATTCCTGAGATAAAGCAGGATATGATGTTTGCCTTCGCGCCTATTGTGGAACTGACCATCAGTAAAAACGCGAACACTGATTTCTGGGATGCCGCCCGTAAAATTAAAGCCGACCTTATTGCTAAAATTGACGCCATGAAAGTTCATGAAATGTTATGGATGGGCGAATACATGCATGCTACTGTTAAGCGGATGATCAGTCTTTTAAAAGCGACTGGTGGTACGCATGATATTACGTTTTCTAACATGGGTCGGTTAAATATCCCGGAGAGTTATCAAAATTTTGAACTGGAAACTATTTACAGCCCTACAGTAGCGTTTCCGTGGCGTAATGCAAATACCCTGGTAACAACCACCTTTAAAAATCAAATGGACTTTACATTCATGTCAAATGATGCTTTCCTGACCGAAACTGAGGCATTGAATATCAAGACCGCAGCTATGGGTTTACTATTTGCCAACGTACAGCAATTAGCCCATGCCTGA
- a CDS encoding acyl carrier protein codes for MDTITSAKKMNNDEIFDLMKQFITEVIGEEFVEEMDITPQSSFTKDMEMDSIEIVSFSEKIKAHFGDQIDFTGWLSSMDLDQLINLNLGMIINYIHECQ; via the coding sequence ATGGACACTATAACATCAGCAAAAAAAATGAACAACGACGAGATCTTTGATCTTATGAAACAATTTATTACCGAGGTAATAGGCGAGGAATTTGTTGAAGAAATGGACATTACCCCCCAGAGTTCGTTCACCAAAGACATGGAAATGGATAGTATAGAAATTGTATCCTTTTCCGAAAAAATAAAGGCACACTTTGGGGATCAGATTGATTTTACCGGCTGGCTGTCATCAATGGACCTTGACCAGCTTATCAACCTTAATTTGGGCATGATCATTAATTATATACACGAATGCCAGTAA
- a CDS encoding type I polyketide synthase → MKKTDVAVIGMSCIFPGAGDVETFWQNIINKVDSTQTVPADRIDPVHFDKNATGVDRFYCNRGGFIPDYEFDPRRFGILPVAVEGTEPDHLLTLDLAYRALEDASVFAKNITLEKTGIIIGKGNYAGPGATRAIEIVRTGEQIASLLKEMLPNLGDDEIARVKHEFQLRKGRFSADTAMGLIPNLVASLVANRLNLGGAAFTLDAACASSLIAIDHAVQELNSGRCNMVIAGGVHVGQNAAFWSIFSQLGALSHHGTIKPFDTDADGLIIGEGCGFVVLKRLEDAINDKDKIYAVIKGVGVSSDGSGTSVMSPAVKGQLKAIEQAWENAGVSAKEIGYLEAHGTGTPLGDKTELQTLTQFFGYQPELPNAGIGSVKSNIGHAMPAAGIAGFIKTCLALYHNTLPPTLHCEAPLEQMSKTRFSAVQNPRNWTESGLPRIAGVNAFGFGGVNAHVVLEGFTSPKKDEVLLLARESNEALINALETHDYTQGSGRFRIAVFNPTPERVKKAAKIAAKNHPWRNKQDIWYTNAPLLTDGGKIAFVFPGLDGLTGGEVESVANYFNISASHSTQESGLLNEALGILNKSSILDTALKQLDIKPDMNAGHSLGEWLAARSSELTEESSVIELLDVLNPETFELKDSRFIAVGCGIDLLESIIAGIKDLYLSNDNCPQQVILCGSKPALDELVPILRAKQIFHQVLPFQSGFHSPFVADKLDVILEGMQRMQFRKTTTPLWSATTLELYPEGFEAIRQLSAEHLIKPVRFRELTEKLYAEGARVFIQVGSGGLMGFIDDTLKGKEFSTIASNVPIRSGLTQLQRVLAALFVEGKEIGMDFMGYKTSTVPATAKGIKLQLGSPIIHNLEGLKYIAAKQKSPVSAEALLVDVADPVMQAFNSNVAEMVNIQTEMLQLFQNRTLQPVAKTTPAPAKPVHVTHVPPKRQAFSKQLDISLNNCPYLIDHSLLRQPKGWHCVDDMDPVIPMTMIFEVFGEIAAEQSPGEQVQKIMNIKVFQWMNVVKPFRETVTGEWKDQQRVYLDLDRFANAEVQLACQLSLPPDIHFDIGELLNITRTSEEIYDAHMFHGPRYQGIKEIKAGSKGITGIIEGAAGKGSLLDNAGQLFGLWLQLTLTKDRIAFPVKIQEIEFFGAMEDQQGQFECTCVLTELNDEFATANFVMKRGGKVWALISGWQNRRLEIDEALWNVSMSPLHNRLSEEIAPGIFMFHQAYSRVVSWDFILKRYFNQEEKKYHSNLLPNKRKTWMISRVAVKDAVRNLLNKQKQQACYPIAFEVKSDELGKPYLNGDLTDGIHISIAHKGTDAVGIAQFDKPVGIDMEIIEDRGAGFTDVVFTENEMLLLKDKDMAEWATRFWVAKEAYGKYLCKGLQGNPKAYVVEEIRDNDLRINDIFIKTLKHKNYIIGWTL, encoded by the coding sequence CGTAGCAGTAATTGGAATGTCATGTATTTTTCCCGGCGCTGGCGATGTGGAAACTTTCTGGCAAAACATCATTAATAAGGTCGATTCAACCCAAACTGTGCCGGCAGACCGGATAGATCCGGTACATTTTGATAAGAATGCTACCGGGGTGGATAGATTTTACTGTAACCGCGGTGGTTTTATACCTGATTATGAGTTCGATCCCCGTCGCTTTGGTATTTTGCCGGTTGCGGTTGAGGGTACCGAGCCCGATCACTTATTAACGCTTGACCTGGCTTACCGGGCACTGGAAGATGCAAGTGTATTTGCTAAAAACATTACCCTCGAAAAAACGGGAATCATTATTGGCAAAGGTAATTACGCAGGCCCAGGCGCTACCCGTGCTATAGAAATTGTAAGAACCGGCGAGCAGATAGCATCCTTGTTAAAAGAAATGCTACCCAATTTAGGTGACGATGAGATAGCCAGGGTAAAGCACGAATTTCAGCTTCGTAAGGGCCGTTTCAGTGCGGATACTGCTATGGGGCTTATCCCCAATCTGGTGGCGTCGCTGGTGGCTAATCGTTTAAACCTGGGCGGGGCGGCGTTCACACTTGATGCGGCTTGCGCCAGTTCGCTTATCGCTATAGACCACGCTGTGCAGGAACTAAACAGTGGTCGCTGTAATATGGTTATAGCCGGAGGTGTACATGTTGGGCAAAATGCGGCATTCTGGAGTATATTTTCGCAGTTAGGGGCTTTATCCCATCATGGAACCATAAAGCCCTTTGATACAGATGCCGATGGCTTAATTATTGGTGAAGGCTGCGGTTTTGTGGTACTGAAACGGCTGGAAGATGCCATAAATGATAAGGACAAAATCTACGCTGTAATAAAGGGCGTGGGCGTTAGCAGTGATGGCAGCGGCACCAGCGTAATGAGCCCTGCGGTAAAGGGGCAGCTTAAAGCTATTGAACAGGCCTGGGAAAACGCCGGCGTATCAGCAAAAGAAATTGGTTACCTGGAGGCCCATGGAACAGGGACCCCGCTTGGCGACAAAACCGAGCTGCAAACCCTAACCCAATTTTTTGGTTACCAGCCAGAGTTACCCAATGCAGGTATCGGGTCGGTAAAATCAAATATTGGCCATGCTATGCCGGCCGCAGGTATCGCGGGGTTTATAAAAACGTGCCTGGCACTTTATCATAATACCCTGCCTCCTACTTTGCATTGCGAGGCTCCGCTGGAGCAGATGAGTAAAACCCGCTTTTCGGCAGTTCAAAATCCACGTAACTGGACAGAATCCGGCTTACCCCGGATTGCCGGCGTAAACGCGTTTGGTTTTGGTGGCGTCAATGCCCATGTTGTGCTTGAAGGTTTTACATCTCCTAAAAAAGATGAGGTTTTATTGCTTGCCCGGGAAAGTAACGAAGCGCTAATTAACGCACTTGAAACGCATGATTATACACAAGGCTCAGGGCGGTTTCGTATAGCCGTATTTAATCCTACGCCCGAGCGTGTAAAGAAGGCCGCAAAAATTGCAGCGAAGAACCATCCCTGGCGTAATAAGCAGGATATCTGGTATACCAATGCTCCCCTGCTTACCGATGGTGGAAAGATAGCTTTCGTATTCCCGGGTTTAGATGGCCTGACAGGCGGCGAGGTTGAAAGTGTGGCCAATTATTTTAATATATCAGCAAGCCATAGCACACAAGAAAGCGGATTGTTGAATGAGGCGCTGGGAATCTTAAACAAGAGCAGTATACTGGATACCGCCCTAAAACAGCTGGATATAAAACCCGATATGAACGCCGGGCATAGTTTAGGCGAATGGCTGGCCGCCCGCTCTTCTGAACTTACAGAAGAAAGTTCGGTCATAGAGCTGCTTGATGTTTTAAACCCCGAAACTTTTGAGTTAAAGGATTCCCGCTTTATTGCTGTTGGTTGCGGTATCGATCTGTTGGAATCTATTATAGCGGGTATAAAAGACTTATATCTCTCCAATGATAACTGCCCGCAACAGGTAATACTTTGCGGCAGTAAGCCGGCACTGGATGAGCTGGTACCTATATTACGAGCAAAACAAATATTTCACCAGGTACTGCCTTTTCAATCCGGCTTCCACTCTCCTTTTGTCGCCGACAAACTGGATGTGATACTTGAGGGAATGCAACGTATGCAATTCCGCAAAACCACTACACCGTTATGGTCGGCAACCACTCTGGAGCTTTATCCGGAGGGTTTTGAGGCCATCAGGCAATTAAGCGCCGAACACCTGATTAAACCGGTGCGCTTCCGGGAGCTTACTGAGAAATTATATGCTGAAGGTGCCAGAGTTTTTATACAGGTTGGCTCGGGCGGTTTGATGGGCTTTATTGATGATACACTAAAAGGAAAAGAGTTTAGCACTATTGCATCAAACGTGCCAATTCGTTCCGGGCTAACACAATTACAGCGGGTATTGGCGGCTTTATTCGTGGAAGGTAAAGAAATAGGAATGGATTTTATGGGGTATAAAACGAGTACTGTGCCTGCAACGGCTAAAGGTATTAAACTACAATTGGGGTCTCCCATAATTCATAATCTGGAAGGGCTTAAATACATAGCGGCTAAACAAAAAAGCCCGGTATCAGCAGAGGCGCTGTTAGTTGATGTTGCAGATCCTGTTATGCAGGCTTTTAACAGCAACGTGGCGGAAATGGTTAACATACAGACCGAAATGTTGCAACTATTTCAGAACCGGACTTTGCAACCGGTGGCTAAAACAACGCCGGCTCCGGCAAAGCCTGTGCATGTAACGCATGTACCCCCAAAAAGACAGGCCTTCTCTAAACAGTTGGATATCTCCCTTAATAATTGCCCCTATCTTATTGATCATTCTCTGCTGCGGCAACCCAAAGGCTGGCACTGTGTGGATGATATGGATCCGGTAATACCCATGACCATGATTTTTGAGGTATTTGGTGAGATAGCCGCGGAGCAATCACCGGGCGAGCAGGTTCAAAAAATCATGAACATTAAGGTATTTCAGTGGATGAACGTTGTTAAGCCTTTCCGCGAAACCGTTACTGGAGAATGGAAAGACCAGCAGCGCGTATATCTTGACCTTGACCGTTTTGCCAATGCCGAAGTGCAGCTGGCGTGTCAGCTCAGTCTACCCCCCGATATACATTTTGATATTGGTGAACTGTTGAACATCACCCGTACCTCCGAGGAGATCTACGATGCGCACATGTTTCATGGCCCGCGATATCAGGGAATTAAAGAAATAAAAGCAGGAAGTAAGGGCATTACAGGCATCATTGAAGGCGCGGCCGGAAAAGGTTCGCTATTGGATAATGCAGGGCAATTATTCGGGTTATGGTTACAGCTTACACTTACTAAAGACCGTATTGCCTTCCCCGTAAAAATACAGGAGATTGAATTTTTTGGTGCGATGGAAGATCAGCAGGGGCAATTTGAATGCACCTGTGTGCTTACCGAATTAAATGATGAATTTGCTACTGCCAATTTTGTAATGAAACGCGGTGGCAAGGTATGGGCCCTAATTTCGGGCTGGCAAAACCGCAGGCTGGAAATTGATGAGGCTTTGTGGAATGTCTCCATGTCGCCGCTGCATAATCGTTTATCAGAAGAAATTGCTCCCGGTATATTCATGTTTCATCAGGCCTATTCGCGTGTTGTTTCGTGGGACTTTATCCTGAAACGTTATTTCAACCAGGAGGAAAAGAAATATCATTCCAACCTGCTCCCCAACAAAAGAAAAACCTGGATGATCAGCCGCGTGGCTGTAAAAGATGCCGTACGAAACCTGCTGAATAAACAAAAACAACAAGCTTGCTACCCTATCGCTTTTGAAGTAAAATCAGATGAACTGGGTAAACCTTACCTGAATGGTGATTTAACCGATGGAATACATATTTCTATAGCTCATAAAGGCACCGATGCGGTTGGTATAGCTCAATTTGATAAACCCGTAGGCATCGATATGGAAATTATTGAGGATCGTGGAGCCGGTTTCACCGATGTGGTTTTTACTGAAAACGAAATGTTACTGCTCAAAGATAAAGATATGGCCGAGTGGGCTACCCGTTTCTGGGTGGCCAAAGAAGCTTATGGCAAATACCTTTGTAAGGGCTTGCAGGGCAACCCAAAAGCTTACGTGGTTGAGGAAATAAGGGATAATGACCTGCGCATTAACGACATTTTTATTAAAACATTAAAACATAAAAATTACATAATCGGATGGACACTATAA
- a CDS encoding glycosyltransferase, whose amino-acid sequence MAKFVFVVPPLTGHINPTLSMGAVLLQRGHRVGWITLDQSLSSKLPDGGELLHISYDENDQQKQQSERYLDIITKKIVYGIDSIKFLYEEVLIPLNRHSYEGIAALLDRFEPDLVITDHQMFAGAIAAINKNIPYATSVTAPAAIKVMDELPKVHEWEVNQIVALQQELGIQGSSSIACSKLLTMVLTSQLFFGEMELPECYRFTGPVINRRSANIKFDWYRFQASSLPKILVSIGTTFNHEHKKSFFAKVIEAFGNEELTVVVVSDPTLFDHWPPNFIVKPQVPQLELLPHLNAVVCHGGHNTVCETLFNGLPMVVIPIAYDQSHVAGRVVRTGAGLRLNFNRFKAGHLKEAVYEILQNSGYTECAQQLRRSFVGAGGTETAADMLEHACIKQSLEA is encoded by the coding sequence ATGGCAAAGTTTGTATTTGTTGTACCCCCGCTAACCGGGCATATTAACCCCACACTAAGTATGGGGGCCGTTTTACTTCAGCGCGGCCACCGGGTTGGCTGGATAACGCTCGACCAATCTTTGTCATCAAAACTACCTGATGGCGGCGAACTGTTACACATCAGCTATGATGAAAATGATCAGCAAAAACAGCAGAGCGAACGGTATCTCGATATTATCACAAAAAAAATAGTATACGGTATTGACAGTATTAAGTTTCTGTATGAAGAAGTATTGATACCACTAAACCGGCATAGTTACGAAGGTATAGCCGCGTTACTTGATCGTTTTGAACCAGATTTGGTTATTACCGACCACCAGATGTTTGCCGGGGCCATTGCGGCTATTAATAAAAATATACCCTATGCCACATCGGTTACTGCTCCGGCTGCTATTAAAGTAATGGACGAACTTCCAAAAGTTCATGAATGGGAGGTGAACCAGATAGTGGCGTTGCAGCAGGAATTAGGTATTCAAGGTAGCTCGTCTATTGCCTGTTCAAAACTGCTCACTATGGTGCTTACCTCGCAGTTGTTTTTTGGAGAGATGGAACTGCCCGAATGTTATCGGTTTACAGGCCCCGTGATCAATCGGCGGTCGGCTAATATTAAATTCGACTGGTATAGGTTTCAAGCCAGCTCGCTTCCTAAAATATTGGTAAGTATCGGTACCACATTTAATCATGAACACAAAAAAAGCTTTTTTGCAAAGGTTATTGAAGCATTTGGCAATGAAGAGCTGACGGTAGTGGTGGTTTCGGATCCTACCTTGTTTGATCACTGGCCCCCAAATTTCATCGTAAAACCCCAGGTTCCGCAGTTGGAGCTCCTGCCCCATTTAAATGCTGTGGTATGCCACGGCGGGCACAATACCGTTTGTGAAACCCTTTTTAATGGTTTGCCCATGGTGGTGATCCCTATAGCTTATGATCAATCGCATGTTGCGGGCCGTGTGGTGCGTACGGGAGCGGGTTTGCGCTTGAATTTTAACCGTTTCAAGGCTGGTCATCTTAAAGAGGCTGTTTATGAAATACTACAAAACTCGGGTTACACCGAATGCGCTCAACAATTAAGGAGGTCGTTTGTGGGAGCCGGAGGTACGGAAACCGCTGCAGATATGCTTGAGCACGCCTGCATAAAACAAAGTTTAGAAGCATAA
- a CDS encoding glycosyltransferase, with protein MARFLFVVPPFFGHISPTLSIGASLIARGHEVKWLGITPLAAKHIPPGGEFIVPEAELEEYQEQITRILKRQDDGPACSGPEVMKLALEETYVPFARIMIPGLSNFVDAWKPDVIINDCITFAGALCAHIKGIPSVTTTPVPPDVMGDTANSAPKIFEWQQNLIKGLQRELGIYGEEIFIHSHKLNLIFTSQTFAGFNEAPAHMKFVGPVKGRPNEAPFDWDKLAKVTTPKVFVSLGTLLVDIRKEFFQKLITAFAGEPVTIIAATNPDIFETWPDNFIVNGFVPQSELMPHMDMVICHGGFNTVNDTFTNGLPMLITPIAYDHFHTAKLIENSGAGISIRYKRLRINDLRETVFKLLREPQYCNAALKVKETFLAAGGNDKAVQLLEDFAKAEQVLEPFNQRL; from the coding sequence ATGGCAAGATTTTTATTTGTTGTCCCTCCGTTTTTTGGTCACATCAGCCCTACATTGAGTATAGGCGCCAGTTTAATAGCCCGTGGTCACGAAGTAAAATGGCTGGGGATAACGCCGCTCGCAGCTAAACATATACCGCCCGGCGGTGAATTTATAGTACCCGAAGCCGAACTGGAAGAATACCAGGAACAAATAACCCGCATATTAAAACGCCAGGATGATGGCCCGGCGTGTTCAGGTCCCGAAGTAATGAAACTGGCGCTGGAAGAAACCTATGTTCCATTCGCCCGTATCATGATACCTGGTTTAAGCAATTTTGTTGATGCCTGGAAACCAGACGTGATCATTAACGACTGTATTACTTTTGCCGGGGCCTTATGTGCTCATATCAAAGGTATCCCAAGTGTAACAACCACCCCCGTGCCACCCGATGTAATGGGCGATACCGCGAACAGTGCGCCTAAGATATTTGAATGGCAGCAAAACCTTATTAAAGGGCTTCAGAGGGAGCTTGGAATTTATGGGGAGGAAATATTTATCCATTCGCATAAGCTCAACCTAATATTCACCTCACAAACCTTTGCCGGGTTTAATGAGGCGCCTGCACACATGAAATTTGTTGGCCCGGTAAAAGGCCGGCCAAATGAAGCCCCCTTTGACTGGGACAAACTGGCCAAAGTTACCACGCCAAAAGTTTTTGTTTCGCTGGGCACCTTGCTCGTCGATATACGTAAGGAGTTTTTCCAAAAGCTGATCACCGCGTTTGCCGGTGAGCCGGTGACCATAATAGCGGCCACCAATCCGGATATCTTTGAAACATGGCCTGATAACTTTATTGTGAACGGATTTGTACCACAATCTGAACTGATGCCGCACATGGATATGGTAATATGTCATGGTGGCTTTAATACCGTGAATGATACGTTTACAAACGGCTTGCCAATGCTCATCACCCCTATAGCATATGATCATTTCCATACGGCCAAGCTTATTGAAAATTCGGGTGCGGGTATCAGCATACGCTATAAGCGCCTGCGGATAAACGATCTGCGCGAAACGGTATTTAAACTGCTCCGGGAACCACAATACTGTAATGCCGCATTAAAAGTAAAAGAAACTTTTTTGGCAGCGGGCGGAAATGATAAAGCCGTTCAACTGCTGGAAGATTTTGCCAAAGCTGAACAAGTTCTTGAACCCTTTAATCAGCGGCTATGA